The proteins below are encoded in one region of Rana temporaria chromosome 2, aRanTem1.1, whole genome shotgun sequence:
- the NRAS gene encoding GTPase NRas, whose translation MTEYKLVVVGAGGVGKSALTIQLIQNHFVDEYDPTIEDSYRKQVVIDGETCLLDILDTAGQEEYSAMRDQYMRTGEGFLCVFAINNSKSFADINSYREQIKRVKDSDDVPMVLVGNKCDLPTRTVDTKQAQELARSYGIPFIETSAKTRQGVEDAFYTLVREIHQYRMKKLDSNEDNNQGCIRLPCSLM comes from the exons ATGACGGAATACAAACTGGTGGTGGTGGGAGCCGGGGGTGTTGGAAAAAGTGCCTTAACCATACAGCTTATACAGAACCATTTTGTAGATGAGTATGACCCTACGATTGAG GACTCCTACAGAAAGCAGGTGGTGATTGATGGGGAGACATGCTTGCTGGATATTTTGGACACTGCAGGCCAAGAGGAGTACAGTGCCATGCGTGACCAGTATATGCGAACTGGCGAAGGGTTCCTTTGCGTGTTTGCTATTAACAATAGCAAGTCTTTTGCTGACATCAATTCCTATAG GGAACAAATAAAGAGAGTGAAAGACTCGGATGATGTCCCTATGGTACTTGTAGGCAACAAGTGTGATTTACCAACCAGGACTGTAGACACCAAGCAAGCTCAGGAGCTGGCCAGAAGTTATGGTATCCCCTTTATTGAGACCTCTGCAAAAACAAGACAG GGTGTTGAAGATGCTTTTTATACACTGGTCCGTGAAATCCATCAGTACAGGATGAAAAAACTGGACAGCAATGAAGACAACAACCAAGGCTGTATCCGATTGCCCTGCTCTCTCATGTAA